The sequence GGTTTTTTACCATTTCGAAATCAGGGGTTTAAATAAGTAAGCTTATAAGCAAAGGGAGCATCATCAATTCTTCCACGCACGAAATACATGCCCGGATATTTTATGTTCAATTCAGAAGGGCTGAAGGAAATTTCCTGTTTACCGGTAAGCTGCTGCAAATCTATGGTTGTGAGTTCGCGTCCCACAGCGTCAAGAACTGTGAAGGAAACCTCCCTTGCATCTGTGGTATTCAGTTCCATATTCACCGCGCTGCTGAAGGGATTTGGGTAAAATGAGATCATGCGGTTTCCGGCCATTTGATCCTCTATGCCCACTGCACCTGAGATTTGAATATCATCAATATAAATGTTATTTCCACCACCCGAAATGAAGTCAAATCGAATGACAAGATTTCTCACATCTAAATAATTTCCGAGACTTAAACTAAGGGTTTGCCACTGACTCTGGCTAGGAACAAAATTCGAGTTAATAAACTGGCCGCCTGCAGTTTCCAATGTGCTGGCAGAACGCACAAAGCGGGGACTAAAGGTTTTGCCACAATTCTGCGATACATAGATACGGAGCTGATCTGTGGATGAAGAACTTCTCTGGGCATAGGCGACCTTAAACTCCAATTCAGCCGTAAGCATTGCACCCAGGTCTACAGGAGGCATGGTAGCGCTGTAGATCCCATCCGAACTGGAAATGCTACGGTTATTTAGATACAGCGAGTAGTTCCCACTGAATGAAGCGTTGTCAGACCTTGTCCATTCAATAGTGCTGTGATCGGTTTCAAATGACCATCCAGTTGCTGCAAAATTCTGGTTTTCAAAACTTTCGGAATAAGGGGCTTTTGTGCTGCTGACGTCCGCCAACACATTCACGAAAAGCTTTTTCTCCGTAGTGCCGGAGCCCGCTGAATTAGTGGCTGTAAGGGAGACGTTATATAATCCGGGTGTATTGTATGTAATCTCAGGATTGGCAGAACTGGAGGTAGAGGGTGAGCCGCCACTAAAATTCCAGAGGTAATTGGTTACTGACCCGTTGTAGCTAAGGTCTTCAAACTGGATGCTTTCACCCTGGCATACCACCTGGACTTCAGAATGAAAATCAGCTATAGGCTTGCAATTAAGCGAGGGATAAAGCTGATCCGTGCCGGTGGCGACAAGATTGGATTGAGAAATCAATTGAGATCTGTATACTGTAAAAGCATCATCCACCCGAACCTTCTGCCCGGTAGTAAACATAACATCACAGCTAGAGTAGTCCATAAAATTTTCAAGCATATCAGGCTGGTCAGGGGAATCATTACTACATGAATTCGTGGATTTATCGCAGCCAAAATTTTGTTGTGCTGTGGGAGGGGTGTCGCAAACCCTGTCACCGGAGAGGTTGCAATTGCTGCCGCCACATCCGCCCTGAAAAGGGTGATACAGGTTCATGTAATGTCCGACTTCATGAGTAAGGGTACGTTCGCCTGCGCCCATAAAATCAGCATCTATCACGATACCGTCCAGTGCGTTAGAAACGGCACCTGGAAAAAATGCATAACCGGCAGTTGTAAATCCGTCAATGGAGGCAATATCCCTTACCACCCAAATATTGAGGTACTTCCGTGTATCCCAACGGCTCAGATTTTTAATTGCAACATCCTCACCTCGATTAGTATGGGGCGACTCCACCCTGACGATACCTTCCGTACAATTGCCCGTTGGGTCTTTGCGCGCCAACCTGAATTCTACATCCATATCAGCCGCCACGGCCTGGAAAACAGTACGTGCCTGGCTCAGATCGGGATTGTCTTTTTGCCAATCCAGGTTCAACTGTTCTACCGCATCAAGAATCGTTTGCTTCGATAAATTTTCCGGGCCATATTGATGAATAATGTGAAAAACCACCGGAACAATGCGGGAAGCTCCGGAACCTCCGGCTTCATCCATTTGCCCTTCTTCTCGCGCCTGGCTCATCTCATAGATCAACTGTTCCTTTTTCTCGCGTTCAGCCGCAAGCTGAGGATACTTTTCAGCCATTAAAGCACTTCTGTAATCGGTTCCACAGATTACCTGCTGCTTTTCCTGTGCAGCAAGAAAATCAATTCCTAATACGAAGCCCAGTACTATTATCAATAAAATCTTCATGTTCCTTTATAAAATTTAAACTGCAAAAATAACCTCCGTAAAATGATCCGGCCGTTCTAAAATGCGGACATACGCCCTGGCCACTTCTTCAGGATCCTTTAATTTATTTTCTTTCTTGAATGTTTTGAATTCCTCCAGGCGGGGAAAATGGCTGGAATCTGCCTCGCGAATCGCGTCCTGCATCTCCGTATCCACAATTCCGGGTGCTATTGCAAATATTTTGCATTGTTTATCAGCATTTTCTTCTGCGGCCACCCTTGTAGCCATATCCAGTGCCGCTTTGGTAGCACAATATAAAGTCCAGCCCTTTACCGGATTTTTGCCGCGCCAGTGCTCACATTAATAATGATCCGTTCCATTTCAGGCCGGGTTGGAATTTTCAGGAAGCTGTTCATCAAAATAATCGGAGCCGTTAAATTGAGATGAATTCCCTTTATGAGTTCCGGCTCAGGCAAAGCACCAAGTCTTTTTACCGGATCTGTTTGCCCGGCATTGTTTATCAGCACTACTTTTTGCGCATCCTTCAGTTCTTTACTAAAGTCAATATCTCCAGCGGCTTCCGGTATGGAAAGGTCAACTGAGCGATGGCTGTAGCGGCTGTGATGGATGGTTTGCCTGCGTGAATAGCCAAAGACCCTCCAACCTCTCTCGAGAAGAATTTCTGCGATGGCCTTTCCTATTCCCGAACTTGAACCGGTAATGTGGGCGATATTTTTCATTTGTGCGCTTCCGGGTTGTAATTTAGTTCTCCTTCTGAACTTGCTATTAGGGTAGCAACCGTAGCATCACCGGTAACGTTCACCACCGTCCGGCACATGTCCAGTATTCGGTCTACCGGAAAAATGATGGCAATCCATGCGGGGTTCAGTCCAACAGAATCCAGCACAATGATGAGCATAATGAGGCCGGCACTCGGCACTGCGGCTGAGCCAATAGAGGCAAGTGTTGCTGTCAGTACGATGGTGAGTTGCTGTCCTAATGTTAAATCCACCATGTGGAATTGCGCCAGGAAAACGACCGCCACCGCCTGGTAAAGGCTGGTGCCGTCCATATTTACGGTAGCTCCTACCGGCAGAACGAAGCTGCTTACATCACGCGAAACGCCAAGATTATCCTGAACGCAATCCATCGTTACAGGCAAAGTAGCTGCGCTGGAACTGGTAGAAAATGCCAACATCTGTGCAGGCCCTATGGCTTTGAAAAATCCGGTGTAGGAAAGTCGTTTGATAAAAGTTGTGAGAATAACGGGATAAACCACGATGACTACCAGCGCAAGACCGGCAAAAACCACGAGGGCATACCAGCCTAGTCCTTTAAAAACCTCATTTACTGATGTAGGATCGTTTCCCGCTAAATCTGAAAGTGTTCCTGCCAGGAGGGCGAAAACGAAAAATGGGGCACCTTTCATCACAATGTCCACCATTTTCAGGAAAACCTCATTTATACCTGTGATGAATGCGATAACGGGTTCAGCATGAGTTCCCGGAATAAGAAGAAGGGTGATCCCAAAGAAGATGGCGAAGAATATCACCTGCAACATGAGGCTGTTGTCATTCAGAGATAGGAAAATATTGCTCGGCACCATGTCTACCAGAAATTGTAACGGACTGGTTTCCTTAACCTTTTCAGCCGATTCGATTTTCTCTTTAACGAATTCATCTATCTCAGCGGTTTTCTCTGCTTCCGGCAAATTGGCTGTATCGCTGAGGCCTGCTGCAGGAACTATCTGCTTGTCATCCAAAATTTCCACACCTTCCTTGCCTGCCACCCAATTTTCATACTCTATCCGATTCTGCAGCCGCTGGTCTTCAGATAGCAACTTGCCGGGCTGGATTGCATTCACCAACCCCAAACCGATGCTAACTGCCAGGACGGTGGTGATGAGATATATCCCCAGGGTTTTAATGCCGATCCGCCCAAGTTTGGTTACATCGCTCAGGCCGCTTATTCCTTTGATGATGGAGAAAAGGACCAACGGTACCGCTATAAGCTTCAGCAGATTGATAAATATGGTTCCAAAGGGCTTTATCCAATCCTGGGTAAACTCACTCCATCCAAGGAAGCTGGAAAGATATGCCCAGCCAATTCCCAGTAAAAGGCCAATAATGATTTGCCAGTGCAGCGCAAGCTTTTTCATATTCAGTATTTAAAGTCCGCGAAAGTGTTAAAAAATTACCTGAATCGGAGTAGTGCTTCAATGGCTGCGGTTGTTCTTTTTAATTTTCCCTGCAAAACCGGCATAAAATTCAGGAAGCCGGAGACGCAAGAAATCATAAACAATAAATCTTTATGCAGCCTATCAATGCTGACGCTTTTAGCAACTTGTTTTTTACTTCCGGCTTGCCCGGGTTAGGAAAGATAGTTTTAATTTTGCACTTCCTTTTGCCGAAGTGGTGAAATTGGTAGACACGCACGTTTCAGAGGCGTGTGGCCGTGAGGCCATGCGGGTTCAAGTCCCGCCTTCGGCACAAAAAAAGCGCTGGCAGATCATTTTCCGCCAGCGCTTTTTTTATGCTTCCATCAGCTCAAATATTGATGGCTTCCAAATACTTTTCGTTTAAGGGCTTATTAAGGTATTTGTACACATAAGGACTTTTGGATGCCCTGTCAAGATCAGCCGGACTTATGGAAGAGGAAAGTACTATGACCTTTGTCTCGTCCTTCATCCGGGGGTATTTCTGGAAAAGCTTGTCATATTCATCCAGAAACCCAAAGCCATCCATTACGGGCATATTAAGATCGAGAAAAATTATTCGGGGTAAATCTTGTTCTTTCTCAAGCGTTCGCTTCAAGTAATCCAAGGCGCTGTTTCCGGATGATTCAACCACTACATGATCAGCAAAATCGCTAGTGGTGATAATCCGCTCATTGATGAAATTATCTATCTCATTGTCGTCTATCAACAACACGTTGTCATACTTACTTGCCTTCCCGGCTTTGTTACTCTTCTTCATCAGATTATGGTTTAAATAAAGGATCTGTTAATTTACTGGTAAAACACAATATTAGTCTTCCTATCTCATTTTTCAATGGGTATTGAAAATATTGATGGCGATATGGGTCTTGAGTATGCATCTGCACCGTCATTTTGTTCTTCATTAATCCAGGGCAAGGTAATAATAAACCGCGTACCTGCGCCTTCAGCGCTCTCCAGCCGGATCTCTCCATTCAGCTTCTCAACAGCATTTTTTGCAATGTATAGTCCCAGACCGGTACCCTTTGCCTGAAGGCTCCCTCTGTAAAACATTTCAAACACTTTTTGTTGCTGCGCAATGCTGATACCGGGGCCATTATCTTCCACTTCAATTTTAAGGCACGGTCCCAGTTTATACACCAGGAGTGCCACATAAGGATCAGGAGCCTTGCAATCGTGGTACTTCATGGCGTTATCAATTATATTCTGAAGAATAGAAATCAGAAGATTTTTATCGCTGTAAAAAATCGGAATATGATCAAGCTGCTTTTTTATGCGTATTTTGTCATAGCCTTCTGCGGAAGAAATACTTTGCAGCACATCCTCTACGATATAAGGCATGTCAATCCTGGAATTTGTAATACCATTGTGGCGAATCCTCACGGTTTGCAGCAATTCAAGTAATATCCGGTCGAGGCGTTGAGTACTCTTGGAAATCAATTGAAAGTACTCTTGAGCCATCCCATCCTGTATTTCACCTGAGGCAAGGTTGGTAAGTCCGATAATAGAAGCCAGGGGCCCTTTCAGGTCATGCGAGGCCTTGTAAACGAAAGTGTTAAGCTCTTCATTTTTATCTATAAGTTTCTGCTCTGCCAGCTTCATGTCCTGAATATCGGTAAAAGTACCCATAGCGCCTATCACTTTCCCCTCTTCGTCCTTTACAGGAGAACCATTCACCAGCACCCAGATGCTATCCTGGTCTATGCGTCTCAATCTCAGCTCATACTGATCTCCGATTCCAAGCTTCCGCAGTTCCGTTTTCTGCCTGATCAATTCTCTGTCTTCGTCTTCAAACACGAGGTCATATATAAACCTACCGATCAGATCCTGCTCGCTGTAACCGGTCATCGCGCAAAAACGGGCATTGGCATACTGGATCATATTTTCATTGTTCACATGTACCATTCCTTCGTGCATGGTCTGAAGTAATGTACGGTATTTCGTTTCGCTTTTTCTTACGTCCTCAATGGCCTGCTTCATCTCTGAAATATCCGTATGGGTGCTGAAAATGCCTTCCACCTCTCCGGAATCATTGTACATTGGGGTGGAACTGGTGAGTATCCAGATCCTTTTACCGTTCTTCTTCAGCAACTGAAATTCGTAATTGTCTTTAACACCCTGCTTTCGCAGTTCCTTCCTGGCTATCAAAAATTCCTTCCAGTCTTCCGGCACAAGAAGATCTGTAATATTCTTGCCTATCAGCTCTGTCTTCTTGTAGCCAGTCATTGCACAAAACTGGTCGTTACAAAAAAGCATAATGTCATCCATGCTGGCATAAGTCAATCCCTCATGCATGGTTTCTACCAGCGAAGTGAACCTGCCTTCACTTATCCTGATCTCATCATCGCTCATTTTTCGTTCGGTCACATCTCTGAAAAAGAAAGTTATGCCCTGTATCTCTCCATTCTTTAACTGGATAGGATATGCCGTATAATCATAGTACCGGCCATTAAGCGGTAAGTGGATATTGTTGATTGTTATTCGATCACCCAACAATACACGATTACATATATCCTCCCAATGGACTCGATGGCCTTTGTCCATTACCTCTAAAACTGCCATGCCTTTCTCAAGCTCGTGTCCGTAGGTTTCACGAAAAAACTCCCGGGCTTTTTCATTATATACCAGCACACAGGAATCCTTATCCAGCGCAACGATGTAATCCATGTTGGTTTCAAGAATGCCTTTTAGATGTGCCTGATGCTCAAGAAGGCTTTGCTTTGATAATTTCCGTGATGTTACATCCCTGGCAAAAAAGGATACCCCGGAGATCTTTGCATCGGTCCCAGAAATAGGATAAATGCTTAAATCAAAATAACTTGCATTGCCATAAGGCTGAAATTCCGAAAGGGTGATTCGCTCGCCCTTCTTCGCTTTTTCCAGCCCTTTTCTGAAGAGTCGTTTCTGCTCAGGCGGTAAGATCCTGCTGAAATTGCTTCCTTCAGAGATGCTTACGCCATAAAGCTCACCGAAATACTCCCTGGCCCTGGAGTTTATATAAATGATATTTTCCCGATCGTCTACTGACCAGATAAGGTCCGTATTGTTTTCCAGCAAAGTGCGGCATTGTGCATCATACTGCCGCTGGCGCTCCTCGCTTTTATGCCGTTCAATGGAATAATGAATAGCGCGGTGAAGCAACTGCGGAGATAATTCATCTTTATAAAGATAATCTTGCGCTCCGGCCTGTATTGCCAAAAGCGCCAATTGTTCGTCCTCACAGGCCGTCAATACGATCACTGGTGCAGCAGAATATTTCTGTTGCAAATGTTGAAGTCCTGAAAGCCCCGTGTAGTCCGGCAATGAAAGATCGAGCAAAATGGCGTCTACCACATTGCCTGCGAGAAACGAAATTGCTTCTGCCAGCCGTGGCACTGTGGAAATGTTATACTTCGTCAGCCCATTCGTTCGCAGCTTCTCCCCGATCAGGCCGGCATCAGCCGGATTATCCTCCACCAACAGAATTCTTAGTAAATTATTCATTGCTTTTCCCATGCTAAAAATTAAAAAATCGGGGGCTGGTGGTTAAGAAATGATTTCATTGATACATGGTTTTGCCTGAAACTGAATCCATGATCAATACTATTTTATCAGGCTAAAATGGAATTTGGTTCCGTGGCCGGGGCGCGATTCCATCCAAATATCTCCTTTATGTTTTTCCACTATTTTCTTGCTGATGGCAAGGCCAATACCGGTGCCTTCATATTCCTCGCGGGTGTGCAACCGCTGAAATACCTGGAATATGCGCTCGCCATTGTTCATGTCTATTCCAATCCCATTATCCTCCACTGTTATCTGCCAGTAGCGTTCCTGCTCCTCTGCGGTAATGGTAATAACGGGAGGCACATCAGGTTTTTTGAATTTGACAGCGTTACCAATTAAATTCTGAAAGAGTTGCCGGAGCTGGTTTTCATCCCCCATCACTGAAGGTAAATTCCGCGTAGTGATCGTTCCTCCTTTCTCCTCCAGGATGCGGGCCAGATCAAACCGCACTTTGTCCACGACTTCATCCAGATTCACCTCCTTCAGCATTTGCTCTTGGGTAGTGATGCGCGAATACTCCAGTAAATTCCTGATAAGAAGTTGCATTCGCTTTGTGCCATCCACAATAAACCGGATGAACTCGTGGCTTTTCTCATCCAACTGTCCGCTGCTGCGTTCAACGAGCAGACCGGCAAAACCACTGATACTTCGCAAAGGTTCCTGCAGGTCATGCGAAGCGATATAGGCGAATTGCGCCAACTCTTCATTCGAGCGGGCCAATTCCACTGCATATCTTCCTAGCGAATAGTTCATCATGGCCAGTTCGTTCTCTGTCCGCTGCTGATCAGTAATGTCAATCATCACTCCCGTAATTCGCAACGGTTCAGCCTCGTCCCGGTAAGCTATTCCAATCCGGTTCATCACCATAATGAACTCATCCCGGGAAATTCTGAATCTGTGAACATGCATCAGAAACCTCTTCCCTGCAGAGATGGCTTCTTCCAGATTTCTCAACAGTTCGGGGAAATCATCAGGATGTACATTCATTTGCCACCATTCGTGGCTCAGGTGCTGAGGTTCCCACGCATAGCTATATTCTATTGCAACAAGATCTTCGAGATCATACTCGTCCTTCGCTGTGAATTCCTGTGCATGTTCGCTGAAAGGCAAGCTGGAAGAAAGGATCCGCGTTTTGACGTGGTAGGCGGATTGATCAATGGAGTCAGGCAGTGATAATGCATTTTTGCTTTTTTCCTCTGCCATGATTTTAAAATTATCGCTTTCAACTTTTTGACCTATCAGAGCGCTATCGCTCCCAATATGTCTTCATTAAGCGGTTTATTTAAAAATTTGGACACATACCTGTTGCTGTTGGCGCGGTTAAGATCCTTAAAACTTTCAGAGCTTGAGAGCATCACGATCTTGCACCGTTTTGTCACCGTTTCAGGAAGATTTTTATACTCATCAAGGAACTCGAACCCATCCATAACCGGCATCATAATATCCAGAAGAATTATATCAGGAAGTTCGTCAGGTGTTTTGCTGGTTTTTTTAAGGTAGTCCAGCGCCTCCCCTGCTGATTCGCATACGTCCACATCGCGAGCAAAGCCGGTGTTGCGCACAAGCTTCTCATTCACGAAGTTATCCACATCGTTGTCATCAATCAGTAATACCTTTTTGTACTTTGGGGTCGTCATTTTTGTTGGATTTAATTTGATTGCTAAATTTTACTTTAAGGGCCGAAAATAAAAACAAACCATGAATTCATCTCAAATTTATTTATTGAAAAAGGCTCGGCTCTTATCTTAGCAGGGTTACGCTGCCTGAAATATGCCTTGCCCCTCCTCCGTGGCCAATGGCTGAGACTTGGTAAAGGTAGGCATTGCTCTCCACAACTTTTCCTTTATATGTACCATCCCAGCCTTCATCAAGTTTATCACCTTCATATATCTTCTGGCCCCAGCGATCATATATCTGGATTTTACAAGATTTAATTCCTCTGCCTTTCACCTTGAACTCTTCGTTCAAACCATCCTCATTTGGCGAAAACGCATTGGGCACAAAAACCGTCATGGCCGGTATCACTTCTGCAATATTGCTCATGCTCCACACATCCTCATTTCCCGATTGCACTGCCGTAATCCTGTACCTCATTTTCCCGTCATCCGAAGCTTGGGCAAATGCGCAATTCCCAATGCCCATAAAACCTATTAATCCCACTAAAAACAAAAGTTTTCCCTTTTCCATGATAATGCTTTAATAATTTTCCGAGGCAAAAGTATTTGCAGAAAAAACCTGCGGCAATACCTTTAAAAGTTGCAAAGAGCACATGTAAGATTATCATCAATGTCATTAAAGGTCAGGGTTTGTTCTAAAGCATCGAAGCATCTGGTATTGCAGTACTGGCACAGGTTTCAGGCTGATGCACCCGCAAAGAAATCTGGTGTATTTCACTCCTTTTACTATTGTTAGAGAAATATCATTCCCGAACCGCAAAACAGTCCGGTGAGAAAAGCAAGACGCGCAATTTTATAAGTCCTTACAAAAAGGACCTGAATGGATGAAACCCGTTCCCGGCAAGAGGCTACAGGCTATTTACGAATTGCTTGGATGCAAGAAAATTATATTATCCGGCAATATTTTATTACAGGTATTTCAATTTTGTAAATGATTATTAAAATACAATAAATATCCAACTGCCATTTCAGCTATTGAAAAAGGATTGGCTGGATAAAATGATCGCAATCGCCTTCAACCTGATGAATGACAGAAATTGCGGACAAACCGGGGCGTTCAATAAACTATTCTGGGGACTTTCGAGGCTTCAACAGAATGCATCTACACATATAAAAGCAAAACTCAGAATGTCCAGAAATTTTATGATCAGCATATTCCTTGTTGAGGATGAAGAGATTTTCGGTAAGGTGGTGGCTCGCGCGCTCGAAAAAGAAGGAAACTACAACGTAACACTATTTAAGAATGGAACGGATATGCTGGCGCAACTCCACCTCAATCCTGATATTGTAATCGCTGACCACTACCTGCCGGATATGACCGGCATAGAGATCCTGGAGCATTTAAAACGGTATAATCAGAATATAATTCCCGTAATGGTATCAGGCCAGGAGCGCGTGGAAGTAGTAGTACATGCCTACAAAATGGGCGCGAAAGACTATATAGTAAAAAACCAAAGCGCAGTGGTGGAGATTGTGAATTCTATTAAAAACCTGAGCGGGACAATCACCCTTCAGCGTGAGGTGGAAACGCTTCGTGAAAAGATCATAGACCGCCACCGCTATCGCCACATGATCGGTGAAAGCAAGCCCGTGCTTTCCGTACTTCGCCTGGTGCAAAAGGTGGAGCAAACCAATATGCTGGTAATGCTCACAGGAGAAAGCGGGACAGGAAAAGAGGTAATTGCGAATGCCATCCATTATAATTCTCC is a genomic window of Bacteroidia bacterium containing:
- a CDS encoding response regulator codes for the protein MTTPKYKKVLLIDDNDVDNFVNEKLVRNTGFARDVDVCESAGEALDYLKKTSKTPDELPDIILLDIMMPVMDGFEFLDEYKNLPETVTKRCKIVMLSSSESFKDLNRANSNRYVSKFLNKPLNEDILGAIAL
- a CDS encoding dicarboxylate/amino acid:cation symporter, whose product is MKKLALHWQIIIGLLLGIGWAYLSSFLGWSEFTQDWIKPFGTIFINLLKLIAVPLVLFSIIKGISGLSDVTKLGRIGIKTLGIYLITTVLAVSIGLGLVNAIQPGKLLSEDQRLQNRIEYENWVAGKEGVEILDDKQIVPAAGLSDTANLPEAEKTAEIDEFVKEKIESAEKVKETSPLQFLVDMVPSNIFLSLNDNSLMLQVIFFAIFFGITLLLIPGTHAEPVIAFITGINEVFLKMVDIVMKGAPFFVFALLAGTLSDLAGNDPTSVNEVFKGLGWYALVVFAGLALVVIVVYPVILTTFIKRLSYTGFFKAIGPAQMLAFSTSSSAATLPVTMDCVQDNLGVSRDVSSFVLPVGATVNMDGTSLYQAVAVVFLAQFHMVDLTLGQQLTIVLTATLASIGSAAVPSAGLIMLIIVLDSVGLNPAWIAIIFPVDRILDMCRTVVNVTGDATVATLIASSEGELNYNPEAHK
- a CDS encoding sigma-54 dependent transcriptional regulator, whose protein sequence is MKKDWLDKMIAIAFNLMNDRNCGQTGAFNKLFWGLSRLQQNASTHIKAKLRMSRNFMISIFLVEDEEIFGKVVARALEKEGNYNVTLFKNGTDMLAQLHLNPDIVIADHYLPDMTGIEILEHLKRYNQNIIPVMVSGQERVEVVVHAYKMGAKDYIVKNQSAVVEIVNSIKNLSGTITLQREVETLREKIIDRHRYRHMIGESKPVLSVLRLVQKVEQTNMLVMLTGESGTGKEVIANAIHYNSPRKRNPFVAVNMAAIPEDLVQSELFGHEKGSFTGADSRRIGKFEESHKGTIFLDEIGEMDLSIQSQLLRVLQESKITRVGGNKEIPLDVRIIAATNRNLAQMVQEGTFRDDLFYRLQGFLIHLPPLRDRGNDIIILAKHFLAEFTASNRLGKKTLSKEVIEALLLHDWPGNIRELKSLIERAAIISDEDIIYPEDLIFSAGEVKV
- a CDS encoding SDR family NAD(P)-dependent oxidoreductase; protein product: MKNIAHITGSSSGIGKAIAEILLERGWRVFGYSRRQTIHHSRYSHRSVDLSIPEAAGDIDFSKELKDAQKVVLINNAGQTDPVKRLGALPEPELIKGIHLNLTAPIILMNSFLKIPTRPEMERIIINVSTGAAKIR
- a CDS encoding response regulator — protein: MKKSNKAGKASKYDNVLLIDDNEIDNFINERIITTSDFADHVVVESSGNSALDYLKRTLEKEQDLPRIIFLDLNMPVMDGFGFLDEYDKLFQKYPRMKDETKVIVLSSSISPADLDRASKSPYVYKYLNKPLNEKYLEAINI
- a CDS encoding M43 family zinc metalloprotease — protein: MKILLIIVLGFVLGIDFLAAQEKQQVICGTDYRSALMAEKYPQLAAEREKKEQLIYEMSQAREEGQMDEAGGSGASRIVPVVFHIIHQYGPENLSKQTILDAVEQLNLDWQKDNPDLSQARTVFQAVAADMDVEFRLARKDPTGNCTEGIVRVESPHTNRGEDVAIKNLSRWDTRKYLNIWVVRDIASIDGFTTAGYAFFPGAVSNALDGIVIDADFMGAGERTLTHEVGHYMNLYHPFQGGCGGSNCNLSGDRVCDTPPTAQQNFGCDKSTNSCSNDSPDQPDMLENFMDYSSCDVMFTTGQKVRVDDAFTVYRSQLISQSNLVATGTDQLYPSLNCKPIADFHSEVQVVCQGESIQFEDLSYNGSVTNYLWNFSGGSPSTSSSANPEITYNTPGLYNVSLTATNSAGSGTTEKKLFVNVLADVSSTKAPYSESFENQNFAATGWSFETDHSTIEWTRSDNASFSGNYSLYLNNRSISSSDGIYSATMPPVDLGAMLTAELEFKVAYAQRSSSSTDQLRIYVSQNCGKTFSPRFVRSASTLETAGGQFINSNFVPSQSQWQTLSLSLGNYLDVRNLVIRFDFISGGGNNIYIDDIQISGAVGIEDQMAGNRMISFYPNPFSSAVNMELNTTDAREVSFTVLDAVGRELTTIDLQQLTGKQEISFSPSELNIKYPGMYFVRGRIDDAPFAYKLTYLNP
- a CDS encoding gliding motility-associated C-terminal domain-containing protein, whose protein sequence is MEKGKLLFLVGLIGFMGIGNCAFAQASDDGKMRYRITAVQSGNEDVWSMSNIAEVIPAMTVFVPNAFSPNEDGLNEEFKVKGRGIKSCKIQIYDRWGQKIYEGDKLDEGWDGTYKGKVVESNAYLYQVSAIGHGGGARHISGSVTLLR
- a CDS encoding ATP-binding protein, which gives rise to MAEEKSKNALSLPDSIDQSAYHVKTRILSSSLPFSEHAQEFTAKDEYDLEDLVAIEYSYAWEPQHLSHEWWQMNVHPDDFPELLRNLEEAISAGKRFLMHVHRFRISRDEFIMVMNRIGIAYRDEAEPLRITGVMIDITDQQRTENELAMMNYSLGRYAVELARSNEELAQFAYIASHDLQEPLRSISGFAGLLVERSSGQLDEKSHEFIRFIVDGTKRMQLLIRNLLEYSRITTQEQMLKEVNLDEVVDKVRFDLARILEEKGGTITTRNLPSVMGDENQLRQLFQNLIGNAVKFKKPDVPPVITITAEEQERYWQITVEDNGIGIDMNNGERIFQVFQRLHTREEYEGTGIGLAISKKIVEKHKGDIWMESRPGHGTKFHFSLIK
- a CDS encoding PAS domain S-box protein is translated as MGKAMNNLLRILLVEDNPADAGLIGEKLRTNGLTKYNISTVPRLAEAISFLAGNVVDAILLDLSLPDYTGLSGLQHLQQKYSAAPVIVLTACEDEQLALLAIQAGAQDYLYKDELSPQLLHRAIHYSIERHKSEERQRQYDAQCRTLLENNTDLIWSVDDRENIIYINSRAREYFGELYGVSISEGSNFSRILPPEQKRLFRKGLEKAKKGERITLSEFQPYGNASYFDLSIYPISGTDAKISGVSFFARDVTSRKLSKQSLLEHQAHLKGILETNMDYIVALDKDSCVLVYNEKAREFFRETYGHELEKGMAVLEVMDKGHRVHWEDICNRVLLGDRITINNIHLPLNGRYYDYTAYPIQLKNGEIQGITFFFRDVTERKMSDDEIRISEGRFTSLVETMHEGLTYASMDDIMLFCNDQFCAMTGYKKTELIGKNITDLLVPEDWKEFLIARKELRKQGVKDNYEFQLLKKNGKRIWILTSSTPMYNDSGEVEGIFSTHTDISEMKQAIEDVRKSETKYRTLLQTMHEGMVHVNNENMIQYANARFCAMTGYSEQDLIGRFIYDLVFEDEDRELIRQKTELRKLGIGDQYELRLRRIDQDSIWVLVNGSPVKDEEGKVIGAMGTFTDIQDMKLAEQKLIDKNEELNTFVYKASHDLKGPLASIIGLTNLASGEIQDGMAQEYFQLISKSTQRLDRILLELLQTVRIRHNGITNSRIDMPYIVEDVLQSISSAEGYDKIRIKKQLDHIPIFYSDKNLLISILQNIIDNAMKYHDCKAPDPYVALLVYKLGPCLKIEVEDNGPGISIAQQQKVFEMFYRGSLQAKGTGLGLYIAKNAVEKLNGEIRLESAEGAGTRFIITLPWINEEQNDGADAYSRPISPSIFSIPIEK